Proteins encoded in a region of the Vicia villosa cultivar HV-30 ecotype Madison, WI linkage group LG5, Vvil1.0, whole genome shotgun sequence genome:
- the LOC131601556 gene encoding non-specific lipid-transfer protein 4-like, whose amino-acid sequence MAKSMKLACVVLVMCMVVIAPMAEGAISCGAVTSDLGPCLTYLTGGPGPSPQCCGGVKKLLAAATTVPDKQAACNCLKSAAGSISKLNTNNAAALPGKCGVNIPYKISTSTNCNTIKF is encoded by the exons atggcaAAAAGCATGAAGTTAGCATGTGTTGTTTTGGTGATGTGCATGGTTGTTATTGCGCCTATGGCAGAAGGTGCAATCTCATGTGGAGCTGTAACTAGTGATCTTGGTCCATGCCTTACTTATCTTACAGGTGGTCCTGGCCCTTCACCACAATGCTGTGGAGGAGTGAAGAAGCTTCTTGCTGCCGCCACCACCGTGCCTGATAAACAGGCTGCATGTAACTGCTTGAAATCAGCTGCCGGTTCTATTTCAAAATTGAATACTAACAATGCTGCTGCCCTCCCTGGCAAATGTGGTGTCAACATTCCTTACAAAATCAGTACCTCTACCAACTGTAATAC CATTAAGTTTTGA